In Micromonospora purpureochromogenes, a single window of DNA contains:
- a CDS encoding caspase family protein yields MLDAYEKLIADAAPDEAFVVYYSGHGGRIQGADGRIIQFIVPDDYSDSNDDDFRGITDPELSVLLARLTERAPNVTVVLDCCHAAHMSRQSGPRVRALLRAAPGQWQPTYESVERHVHGLIAGGLPIDRRPLIGSDRAVRVVACAPTEAAFEDTNRDGVQMGLLTDALTRALREADGLRVNWSTLMEAVRRQVQAIAFTQRPEAEGPSSRVPFEVTELDPLDTLPVTADGTARIQLLGAPLLGVEVGDEFAIGADGADLGMVSVTRLLPTAAVAELPPEIAGQPLPPGARARRVRAAAPAMPVRLPADHPATADLIEALAARTMLRPADPDTRPAVEVVADEQGRLVIRDDYGPLHAPRPATRADIAAIATNLQRIAQASALRRLTGDPDRPLRHDVRVEWGRVRDGREEPLELTGSLLFTQSHERIWFRLRNEGDRAVYVSLIDIGISSRIAVLTQSDPGGIRLAPGASYTHGWNSDRRLLTGVPMTWPDSIDPAVPRPETVLVLISDGPVDVSVFQQRGLRDGRVRSGLENLLAQIAYGVSREIGDAPASQVRYAIQPIDFTVSPTPPPITERATFLVDDRPAQPIRLLAPRGTTPIQVAVRIADLIVHRNRALGSADVRVDAVVLTGGSGTQPVYRAATMRFSNVRDNERLPLDNVLIYHGPAVDFLDIAVWVSRDTSGSLALSALLEQRLTSPAVQGAGLRVAELALTAPHAAVAVAVAGAGAVLVNTAYELLTGVVGPSIGLYRTSLLAQEQFGIGRHERHPQDFSFTFTVDEVT; encoded by the coding sequence ATCCTCGACGCGTACGAGAAGCTCATCGCCGACGCCGCCCCGGACGAAGCGTTCGTCGTCTACTACAGCGGCCACGGCGGCCGCATCCAGGGGGCGGACGGACGAATCATCCAGTTCATCGTCCCGGACGACTACTCGGACTCCAACGACGACGACTTCCGGGGCATCACCGACCCCGAATTGTCCGTGCTGCTTGCCCGGCTGACCGAACGCGCACCGAACGTCACCGTGGTGCTGGACTGCTGTCACGCCGCTCACATGTCCCGGCAGTCCGGGCCACGGGTGCGGGCGCTGCTTCGGGCGGCGCCGGGACAGTGGCAGCCGACGTACGAGAGCGTCGAGCGGCACGTCCACGGACTCATCGCCGGCGGCCTGCCGATCGACCGACGCCCGCTGATCGGCAGCGACCGGGCGGTCCGGGTGGTCGCGTGCGCGCCGACCGAGGCGGCGTTCGAGGACACCAACCGCGACGGCGTCCAGATGGGGCTGCTCACCGACGCGCTGACCCGGGCGTTGCGTGAGGCGGACGGGCTACGGGTCAACTGGTCGACCCTGATGGAAGCCGTGCGTCGCCAGGTGCAGGCGATCGCCTTCACCCAGCGACCCGAGGCCGAGGGGCCGTCGAGCCGGGTGCCGTTCGAGGTGACCGAACTGGATCCGCTGGACACGCTGCCGGTGACGGCCGACGGTACGGCCCGGATCCAGCTTCTCGGCGCGCCGCTGCTCGGGGTCGAGGTCGGCGACGAGTTCGCGATCGGCGCCGACGGCGCGGACCTCGGGATGGTCTCGGTCACCCGACTGCTGCCCACCGCGGCGGTCGCCGAGCTGCCGCCCGAGATCGCCGGGCAGCCCCTGCCGCCGGGCGCGCGGGCGCGCCGGGTCCGCGCGGCCGCGCCCGCCATGCCGGTACGCCTGCCGGCCGACCACCCGGCGACCGCCGACCTGATCGAGGCGCTGGCCGCCCGGACCATGCTGCGACCGGCCGACCCGGACACCCGGCCGGCCGTCGAGGTGGTGGCGGACGAGCAGGGCCGGCTCGTCATCCGCGACGACTACGGCCCGCTGCACGCGCCCCGACCGGCGACCCGCGCCGACATCGCCGCGATCGCCACCAACCTCCAGCGGATCGCCCAGGCCAGCGCGCTGCGGCGGTTGACCGGCGACCCGGACCGGCCGCTCCGGCACGACGTACGCGTCGAGTGGGGGCGGGTGCGCGACGGGCGGGAGGAGCCACTCGAGCTCACCGGGAGCCTGCTGTTCACCCAGTCCCACGAACGCATCTGGTTCCGGCTGCGTAACGAGGGCGACCGCGCGGTGTACGTGTCGCTGATCGACATTGGCATCTCCTCCCGGATCGCCGTTCTGACCCAGTCCGACCCCGGCGGCATCAGGCTGGCGCCAGGTGCGTCCTACACCCACGGCTGGAACTCCGACCGGCGGCTGTTGACCGGTGTGCCGATGACCTGGCCGGACAGTATCGATCCGGCGGTACCACGACCCGAGACGGTCCTGGTGCTTATCAGTGACGGTCCGGTGGACGTCTCGGTGTTCCAGCAGCGGGGGCTCCGCGACGGTCGGGTCCGGTCGGGGCTGGAGAACCTGCTCGCCCAGATCGCCTACGGGGTGAGCCGCGAGATCGGCGACGCACCCGCGTCCCAGGTCCGCTACGCGATTCAGCCGATCGACTTCACCGTCAGCCCGACCCCCCCACCGATCACCGAGCGGGCGACGTTCCTCGTCGACGACCGCCCAGCCCAGCCGATCCGGTTGTTGGCGCCGCGCGGCACGACGCCGATCCAGGTGGCGGTCCGCATCGCCGACCTGATTGTGCACCGTAACCGAGCCCTGGGCAGCGCCGATGTTCGGGTGGACGCGGTCGTGCTCACCGGCGGATCGGGTACGCAGCCGGTCTACCGGGCGGCGACGATGCGGTTCAGCAACGTACGGGACAACGAGCGGCTCCCGCTCGACAACGTGCTGATCTACCACGGTCCGGCGGTCGACTTCCTCGACATCGCGGTGTGGGTCTCCCGCGACACCAGCGGCAGCCTCGCCCTCAGCGCGCTGCTCGAGCAGCGGCTCACGAGCCCGGCGGTGCAGGGTGCCGGTCTCCGGGTGGCCGAGCTGGCGCTGACCGCCCCGCACGCGGCCGTGGCGGTCGCCGTGGCGGGCGCCGGAGCGGTCCTGGTCAACACCGCCTACGAGCTGCTCACCGGCGTGGTGGGCCCGAGCATCGGGCTGTACCGCACCTCGCTGCTGGCCCAGGAGCAGTTCGGCATCGGCCGCCACGAGCGGCATCCGCAGGACTTCTCGTTCACGTTCACCGTCGACGAGGTGACCTGA
- a CDS encoding ATP-binding protein: MTEESPFVGRPNELERLRRRLSEVRDGAARTVLVGGGPGLGKTRLLSEFLRGARVTGIHVLSGACEEHFGDPMPYGPLIEALDTFGLEYGESGATELGGPAYRKLTAFFDLGNDSMGVPLQVFLAVRRMLDHIATDAPVVLILEDLHWADPSTLDLVRHLAQTRAEDRRVLLVGSYRPVGRAHPLWRLFGGATFMRRTDRFELRPFTLDEMRELLGEVDRRLAERCLRLSDGIPFYAEQLMATGALAGGDEDIALPPDIRSMMLGRLSQLTEDAFRVLQTAAVAGRAMSRQLLHAVSGMPAETLRDALHECVDHQILSVGQGTYRFHHALLRETVLQETAPDVRVELHVAMAEALAADSRMCVTESSAAAEQAIHWYRAGVWPQALTYAVTAGQAAARTLAFSSADLQFDRALQLWHRVDDAEARAGMTRSRLLAEAAEAARWSGRVDRAVDLVEQAIDAPDHGGDPGQLGELHERRANYLAEAGRWADSAAAFRDAAHLLADRPPSAAQVRVLAGIALAHLQAGRYEEGRETADEALSMAIEVGAHAEEGRALNVSGLARGMLGDPEGEVRLRRSIEVARSAAHIEDLLRAYGNLGLILEHAGRLRDSAEVTRDGLDEARRLGLTGSRQSTIVANNASAALVLLGEWDDAERIITEAIQDLRPAESLYPRLTLAEIQVHRGDLRRARELLASIDDVEHGADPRFLGPLHAIRAELAIEEGELTRAAAEVARGLAAVRKGENTLELLRLCAVGMRCAADQEAADVGDRLALLAGEAVRAPVEKEPTQLARLLAAERRRIRRTDTARVWGQVADGWAALDRRFPAAYARWRQAEAALRAGERAGAREPARIAYQTAKELGATPLRERVRTLARKADLDLADRPAPARLPYNLTPAELHTLRLLYQGSDVARIASQRGVAKRTAETQLARVYKKLDVHTAVEAITRAREEHFFD, encoded by the coding sequence GTGACAGAGGAGTCGCCGTTCGTCGGCCGCCCGAACGAGCTGGAACGGTTGAGGCGGCGGCTGTCCGAGGTCCGCGACGGCGCTGCCCGGACGGTGCTGGTCGGCGGCGGGCCGGGCCTCGGCAAGACGCGGCTGCTGAGCGAGTTTCTGCGCGGGGCCCGGGTGACCGGCATCCACGTGCTGTCCGGGGCGTGCGAGGAACACTTCGGCGATCCCATGCCGTACGGGCCGCTGATCGAGGCACTGGACACCTTCGGCCTGGAGTACGGCGAGAGCGGGGCCACCGAGTTGGGCGGCCCGGCGTACCGGAAACTGACCGCCTTCTTCGACCTCGGCAATGATTCGATGGGCGTACCCTTGCAGGTCTTCCTCGCGGTGCGCCGGATGCTGGACCACATCGCGACGGACGCCCCGGTGGTGTTGATCCTGGAGGACCTGCACTGGGCCGACCCGTCCACGCTCGACCTGGTGCGGCACCTCGCCCAGACCCGCGCGGAGGATCGCCGGGTGCTGCTGGTCGGCAGCTACCGGCCGGTGGGGCGGGCGCACCCGTTGTGGCGACTGTTCGGGGGTGCCACGTTCATGCGCCGCACGGACCGCTTCGAGCTGCGGCCCTTCACCCTCGACGAGATGCGCGAACTGCTCGGCGAGGTCGACCGCCGACTGGCCGAGCGGTGCCTGCGGCTGTCCGACGGGATTCCGTTCTACGCCGAACAGTTGATGGCCACCGGCGCACTGGCCGGCGGGGACGAGGACATCGCGCTGCCGCCCGACATCCGGTCGATGATGCTCGGCCGCCTCAGCCAGTTGACCGAGGACGCGTTCCGGGTACTGCAGACCGCGGCCGTGGCCGGTCGCGCGATGAGCCGGCAACTGCTGCACGCGGTCAGCGGCATGCCTGCCGAAACCCTGCGGGACGCGCTGCATGAGTGCGTCGACCACCAGATACTCAGCGTTGGCCAGGGGACGTACCGGTTCCACCACGCACTACTGCGCGAGACGGTCCTGCAGGAGACCGCCCCTGATGTTCGCGTCGAACTGCACGTCGCGATGGCGGAGGCGCTGGCCGCCGACTCCCGGATGTGCGTGACCGAAAGCTCGGCCGCGGCCGAACAGGCGATCCACTGGTACCGGGCGGGAGTGTGGCCGCAGGCGCTGACGTACGCGGTCACGGCCGGTCAGGCCGCCGCCCGCACACTGGCGTTCTCCTCCGCGGATCTGCAGTTCGACCGGGCCCTGCAACTGTGGCATCGGGTCGACGACGCCGAGGCGCGGGCCGGGATGACCCGATCACGACTGCTCGCCGAGGCGGCCGAGGCCGCGCGCTGGTCCGGGCGTGTCGACCGAGCCGTCGATCTGGTCGAGCAGGCCATCGACGCCCCGGACCACGGCGGCGACCCGGGGCAGCTCGGCGAGCTGCACGAGCGGCGGGCCAACTACCTGGCCGAGGCGGGCAGATGGGCCGACTCCGCTGCGGCGTTCCGCGACGCGGCGCACCTGTTGGCCGACCGACCGCCGTCGGCCGCGCAGGTCCGGGTGCTGGCCGGCATCGCCCTCGCCCATCTCCAAGCCGGCCGCTACGAGGAGGGCAGAGAGACCGCCGACGAAGCGCTGAGCATGGCGATCGAGGTGGGGGCGCACGCCGAGGAGGGCCGCGCGCTCAACGTCTCCGGGCTCGCCCGCGGCATGCTGGGTGACCCCGAGGGCGAGGTTCGGCTCCGCCGGTCCATCGAGGTCGCCCGGTCGGCCGCGCACATCGAGGACCTTCTCCGGGCCTACGGAAATCTGGGGTTGATCCTGGAGCACGCGGGGAGGCTGCGTGATTCCGCCGAAGTGACGCGGGACGGGCTGGACGAGGCACGCCGGCTCGGCCTGACCGGCAGCCGGCAGAGCACCATCGTCGCCAACAACGCCAGCGCCGCGCTGGTGCTGCTGGGCGAGTGGGACGACGCCGAACGGATCATCACGGAGGCGATCCAGGATCTGCGCCCGGCGGAAAGCCTCTATCCCCGCCTCACGCTCGCCGAGATACAGGTGCACCGTGGCGATCTCCGGCGAGCGCGCGAGTTGCTCGCCTCGATCGACGACGTGGAGCACGGCGCCGACCCGCGATTCCTCGGGCCGCTGCACGCGATCCGCGCCGAGCTGGCGATCGAGGAGGGCGAGCTGACCCGCGCGGCGGCGGAGGTGGCCCGGGGGTTGGCCGCGGTGCGCAAGGGTGAGAACACCCTGGAGCTGCTGCGGTTGTGCGCGGTCGGTATGCGCTGCGCGGCAGACCAGGAGGCGGCGGACGTCGGTGATCGACTCGCCCTGCTGGCAGGCGAAGCCGTGCGCGCACCGGTGGAGAAGGAACCCACCCAACTGGCGAGGCTGCTGGCGGCGGAACGCCGGCGTATCCGCAGAACCGACACCGCCCGGGTCTGGGGCCAGGTGGCCGACGGATGGGCGGCGCTGGACCGACGATTCCCGGCGGCGTACGCCCGGTGGCGCCAGGCCGAGGCCGCGCTGCGGGCCGGCGAGCGGGCCGGGGCCCGGGAGCCGGCCCGCATCGCCTACCAGACGGCGAAGGAACTCGGTGCCACCCCGTTGCGCGAGCGGGTGCGGACGCTAGCCCGCAAAGCCGACCTGGACCTGGCCGATCGCCCCGCGCCCGCTCGGCTTCCGTACAACCTGACCCCCGCCGAGCTGCACACTCTCCGCCTGCTCTATCAGGGCAGTGACGTGGCCCGGATCGCGAGCCAGCGGGGCGTGGCGAAGCGGACGGCCGAGACCCAGTTGGCCCGGGTGTACAAGAAACTCGATGTGCACACCGCCGTCGAGGCGATTACCCGGGCCCGCGAGGAACACTTCTTCGACTGA
- a CDS encoding FHA domain-containing protein, with the protein MPVPDVTEPVAASEAEPETVAGAAPAPECWSCGARATDSRNDRCTVCHQSLVPPALVISFPSGSVVLPARPSSTELGRAGEHGHMFARYPNVSRRHATVSVDEEETAWITPFPEAPNGTFVNGTEIHDRTRVRPGDQIRFATDQEPHVGPVSESIRQPGRDRQFPPSRPA; encoded by the coding sequence ATGCCCGTGCCGGATGTCACCGAGCCGGTGGCGGCGTCTGAAGCCGAGCCGGAGACGGTCGCGGGCGCAGCGCCGGCTCCGGAGTGCTGGTCCTGCGGTGCCCGGGCGACGGACTCGCGCAACGACCGGTGCACGGTGTGTCACCAGTCGCTCGTCCCGCCGGCCCTGGTGATCAGTTTTCCGTCCGGCTCGGTGGTCCTGCCGGCCCGGCCCAGCTCCACCGAGCTGGGCCGGGCCGGCGAGCACGGCCACATGTTCGCCCGCTATCCCAACGTCTCCCGGCGGCACGCCACCGTGAGCGTGGACGAGGAGGAAACCGCCTGGATCACCCCGTTTCCGGAGGCGCCGAACGGCACCTTCGTCAACGGTACGGAGATCCACGACCGCACCCGGGTGCGTCCCGGCGACCAGATCCGCTTCGCCACCGACCAGGAACCGCACGTCGGTCCGGTCAGCGAGTCGATCCGTCAGCCGGGCCGGGATCGGCAGTTTCCTCCAAGCCGGCCAGCATGA